CGGGGATCAGGCGGATCGCGTCTGACGCGATGCCGCAATTATCGCATAGCGACGTTCGGCACCGTATGCATGCACGGCGCCGCGAGGCGGGACATTGCGTCCCCCGGAAGGGCGACGACGCGCGCCCGGAAACGCGAACGGCCGCCCTGGGGCGGCCGTCGACGCGAACCCTGCGCCGGACTTACTTGGCGTAGCGCTTGCGGAACTTGTCCACGCGGCCGCTGGTGTCCATCAGCTTGTTCTGGCCGGTGTAGAACGGGTGCGAGGCCGAGCTGACTTCGATCTTGATCAGCGGGTACTCGTTGCCGTCCTCCCACTTCACGGTCTCCTTGCTGGAGAGCGTGGAACGGGTGAGGATCTTGAAATCCGAGGTCACGTCCTGGAAGACGACGTCACGGTATGCGGGGTGGATGTCGGCCTTCATGACGGCACCAGAATCAGCGAGGAAAGAGCGGCATTATAGCGGCCGCTCCCAGCGCCTGCAAGCGCGGTCAGCCAAGCGCTGCGCGGACCTGGTCCTCCAGCACCGCCTGGTCGTAGCGCAGCAGGATCCGGGCGCGGTCCGGGCGTCCCAGCTGGCGCTGCCAGTCCACCAGGGTCGCGCCGCGGGCGGCCGAGCGTCCCAGGACCACCTCGACCGGCCGCTCCTCGGCCTCGACCACGCCTTCGGGTCGCAGCGCCATGGCCATCGCCAGCGCGTCGGCGCAGAACCAGCGGTCGCCGCGGGCATCCTCCGACCAGCGCCGGGTATGCCGCGACACCGCCTCGTAGAAGGCCGCGACCGCGCCGGGCGCGGCCAGCCAGCGGTCGACGTCCCCGTGGAGGAAGCCATGGGCGACCGTCGCCTCCCAGTCGCTGAGGTCGAAGCGCGCGAAGGCGTCGAACACGATGTGCGCCGCCTCCGGATCGAAGAAGACGTTGAACTCGGCCGTGGGCGTGATGTTGCCGTGGCCGGTGACCGCGCCGCCCATCACCACCAGGCGCGCGATGCGCGTCGGCAGCATGGGATCCAGGCGCAGCGCCAGCGCGATGTTGGTGAGCGGTCCCAGGGCGACCAGCAGCAGGCGACCGGCGTGCCGGTGCGAGAGCTCGATGATCGCCTCCGCTGCGTGGCGCGACTGCGCGCGCGTCGCCGCCGGCGGCAGGCCCGCGTCGCCGAG
The sequence above is a segment of the Luteimonas sp. MC1750 genome. Coding sequences within it:
- a CDS encoding type B 50S ribosomal protein L31, translated to MKADIHPAYRDVVFQDVTSDFKILTRSTLSSKETVKWEDGNEYPLIKIEVSSASHPFYTGQNKLMDTSGRVDKFRKRYAK
- a CDS encoding nucleoside hydrolase, whose amino-acid sequence is MDERIPLLIDTDPGVDDALALLMALRDTRHEVVGLTIAAGNVGLEHTVANALRICEVAGRAEVPVFPGCDRPLLHPAPDAANVHGVDGLGDAGLPPAATRAQSRHAAEAIIELSHRHAGRLLLVALGPLTNIALALRLDPMLPTRIARLVVMGGAVTGHGNITPTAEFNVFFDPEAAHIVFDAFARFDLSDWEATVAHGFLHGDVDRWLAAPGAVAAFYEAVSRHTRRWSEDARGDRWFCADALAMAMALRPEGVVEAEERPVEVVLGRSAARGATLVDWQRQLGRPDRARILLRYDQAVLEDQVRAALG